A genome region from Streptomyces pratensis includes the following:
- a CDS encoding sugar phosphate isomerase/epimerase family protein, translated as MSRTSKDPELASRLSRRNVLGVAAGATAATLLSGAAAQATSPQGGKAPGHGHGHGKGRAVLPPGRLGIQLYSLRDKVSTLGFAPVFAELEKYGYDEIEFAGYTQGSAGAITLAQLKRLAKDHGLNPIGSHVGYYDDNNPGAYTFAQNLTKVLDEAEALGLKHIGTASGPFRYGSTVDGWKRAAEDFNTYGAAARKRGMKFYQHNHAEEFSFATDKPKVRLYDVLLAETDPDLVYLEMDIYWAFCAQFRFGKRADGTPAPFNPIDYVLKQPDRYPLFHVKDGTRDDSVRDGYRMTDVGDGDIDYKNFLSRVTARTQRGRTYHHWQTEHDNPVESLAFARKSSEHLHSLREGRCGD; from the coding sequence ATGAGCCGCACCTCGAAGGACCCCGAGCTCGCGAGCAGACTCAGCCGCCGCAACGTCCTCGGCGTCGCCGCCGGAGCCACGGCCGCGACACTCCTCAGCGGCGCCGCCGCCCAGGCGACGAGCCCGCAGGGCGGCAAGGCACCCGGCCACGGACACGGCCACGGCAAGGGCCGTGCCGTCCTGCCCCCCGGCCGCCTCGGCATCCAGCTCTACAGCCTCCGCGACAAGGTCTCCACCCTCGGCTTCGCACCGGTCTTCGCCGAGCTCGAGAAGTACGGCTACGACGAGATCGAGTTCGCCGGATACACCCAGGGCTCCGCCGGCGCCATCACGCTCGCCCAGCTCAAGAGGCTGGCCAAGGACCACGGCCTCAACCCCATCGGCAGCCACGTCGGCTACTACGACGACAACAATCCGGGCGCCTACACCTTCGCCCAGAACCTCACCAAGGTCCTGGACGAGGCCGAAGCCCTCGGCCTCAAGCACATCGGCACGGCCTCCGGACCCTTCCGCTACGGCTCCACGGTGGACGGCTGGAAGCGGGCCGCCGAGGACTTCAACACCTACGGAGCGGCCGCCCGCAAGCGCGGCATGAAGTTCTACCAGCACAACCACGCGGAGGAGTTCTCCTTCGCCACCGACAAGCCGAAGGTGCGCCTCTACGACGTCCTGCTCGCCGAGACCGACCCCGACCTGGTCTATCTCGAGATGGACATCTACTGGGCGTTCTGCGCCCAGTTCCGCTTCGGCAAGCGGGCGGACGGCACCCCGGCGCCCTTCAACCCCATCGACTACGTACTCAAGCAGCCCGACCGCTACCCCCTCTTCCACGTCAAGGACGGCACGCGTGACGACTCGGTCCGCGACGGCTACAGGATGACGGACGTCGGCGACGGGGACATCGACTACAAGAACTTCCTGAGCCGGGTCACCGCCCGCACGCAGCGTGGCCGTACCTACCACCACTGGCAGACCGAGCACGACAACCCGGTCGAATCCCTGGCCTTCGCCCGCAAGTCCAGCGAGCACCTGCACTCGCTCCGCGAGGGCCGCTGCGGCGACTGA